The Variovorax paradoxus B4 genome includes a region encoding these proteins:
- a CDS encoding multidrug effflux MFS transporter, whose amino-acid sequence MTRASTQSTLQARSYENFVIVIAPLLNSVSGIAIDLYAPSMPAIGREFGVSAIVMQGSISVTLIAYAIGQLFFGLIADGRGRLPAILPGLALFIAGSLVAMMAGDITQLLIGRAMQGFAIGACQVVARALLVDNIQGERFYVAVVYLSLAWGLGPVLAPFIGGLVEQYAGWRWNFALYAGYSAVLLALSLRLQESLAPSRRKSLRQSLGGYVLILGNPRFLSATLALGCSLSVFLIWNIIGPFVIQDRLQRSPSYFGTTALLAGVCYLVGTLLNRTLIRTVSGRTLMLAGLAACVLGIFAMLCTPAALVLPTLLAGVMLTNFGQGLLFSNVVALTMTLYPDRAGATASLLGCGMMVCAGISSALVGHLPVGTNLSVSLPFAALLVLQGLGIWGALRSTALRKAVDHECQV is encoded by the coding sequence ATGACCAGAGCGTCCACGCAATCCACGCTGCAGGCGAGGTCCTACGAGAACTTCGTCATCGTCATCGCACCGCTGCTGAACAGCGTCAGCGGCATCGCGATCGATCTCTACGCGCCCAGCATGCCCGCCATCGGGCGCGAGTTCGGCGTCAGCGCGATCGTGATGCAGGGAAGCATCTCGGTCACGCTGATTGCCTATGCGATCGGCCAGCTGTTTTTCGGCCTGATCGCCGACGGGCGCGGCCGGCTGCCGGCCATCCTGCCGGGCCTCGCGCTCTTCATCGCGGGAAGCCTGGTGGCGATGATGGCCGGCGACATCACGCAGCTGCTCATCGGCCGCGCGATGCAGGGCTTTGCCATCGGCGCCTGCCAGGTGGTGGCGCGCGCACTGCTGGTGGACAACATCCAGGGCGAGCGCTTCTATGTCGCGGTGGTCTACCTGAGCCTCGCCTGGGGTCTGGGCCCGGTGCTGGCACCTTTCATCGGCGGCCTGGTCGAGCAGTACGCGGGCTGGCGCTGGAACTTCGCGCTGTATGCGGGCTACAGCGCGGTGCTGCTGGCGCTCAGCCTCAGGCTGCAGGAGTCGCTCGCGCCCAGCCGACGCAAGAGCCTGCGCCAGTCGCTCGGCGGCTATGTGCTGATCCTGGGCAACCCGCGTTTCCTGTCGGCGACGCTGGCCCTGGGGTGCAGCCTGTCGGTGTTCCTGATCTGGAACATCATCGGTCCCTTCGTCATCCAGGACCGGCTGCAGCGAAGCCCGTCCTACTTCGGCACCACCGCGCTGCTCGCGGGCGTGTGCTACCTCGTGGGCACGCTGCTCAACCGCACGCTGATCCGGACCGTGAGCGGCCGCACCCTCATGCTGGCCGGGCTCGCCGCCTGCGTGCTGGGCATCTTCGCGATGCTGTGCACGCCAGCCGCCCTGGTGCTGCCGACCCTGCTGGCCGGCGTGATGCTGACGAACTTCGGCCAGGGCCTCCTGTTCTCCAACGTGGTGGCGCTGACGATGACGCTCTACCCCGATCGCGCCGGCGCCACCGCGAGCCTGCTGGGCTGCGGAATGATGGTCTGTGCCGGCATCAGCTCAGCGCTGGTCGGGCATCTTCCGGTCGGCACCAACCTGTCGGTCTCGCTCCCGTTCGCCGCGCTGCTCGTGCTGCAGGGCCTGGGCATCTGGGGCGCGCTCCGGTCCACCGCCTTGCGCAAGGCCGTCGATCATGAATGCCAAGTTTGA
- a CDS encoding ABC transporter ATP-binding protein has product MIQVKQVVAGYTAEVDILKGITLHAARAEIVTLLGPNGCGKSTLLKSIAGFVPPRSGVVLLEGQDVSRMPAHDKIRRCGLGFVPQTENVFSALTVRENMLVGGHYLGNTQCEQRMRELCALYPMLGRKFGARAASLSGGERQILALARALMPRPHILLLDEPSAGLSPKMLQEVFEAIAEIRRKEAVTILMVEQNAMEALRISDRAYILSMGTVALSGAARSLMHDPQVQELYLGRPSP; this is encoded by the coding sequence GTGATCCAGGTCAAGCAGGTGGTCGCAGGCTACACGGCCGAGGTCGACATCCTCAAGGGCATCACGCTGCACGCCGCAAGGGCCGAGATCGTGACGCTGCTGGGACCCAACGGCTGCGGCAAGTCGACGTTGCTCAAGAGCATTGCCGGCTTCGTGCCACCGCGCAGCGGCGTGGTGCTGCTCGAAGGCCAGGACGTTTCGAGGATGCCGGCGCACGACAAGATCCGTCGCTGCGGCCTGGGCTTCGTGCCGCAGACCGAGAACGTCTTCAGCGCGTTGACGGTGCGCGAGAACATGCTGGTCGGTGGCCACTACCTGGGCAACACGCAATGCGAGCAGCGCATGCGCGAACTGTGCGCGCTGTACCCGATGCTCGGCCGCAAGTTCGGCGCGCGCGCGGCCTCGCTGTCGGGTGGCGAGCGGCAGATCCTGGCGCTGGCGCGCGCGCTCATGCCGCGGCCGCACATCCTGCTGCTCGACGAACCTTCGGCCGGGCTCTCGCCCAAGATGCTGCAGGAGGTCTTCGAAGCCATCGCCGAGATCCGCCGCAAGGAGGCCGTCACGATCCTGATGGTCGAGCAGAACGCCATGGAGGCGCTGCGCATCTCGGACCGCGCCTACATCCTGTCGATGGGCACCGTCGCCCTCTCGGGTGCGGCCCGCTCGCTCATGCACGACCCGCAGGTGCAGGAACTCTATCTGGGCAGGCCGTCGCCGTGA
- a CDS encoding ABC transporter ATP-binding protein — MTAAPHALLEMKAVAKAFSGNHVLQDVSFGVAPGEIVGLLGPNGSGKSTLLNTINGFETIDRGAIRLAGRRIDGLPVHRVAAAGIGRTFQLPSMPRKMSVLEVAVAAATAHHGIWATLARSAAAGRTEQAALHKAGQLLDQLLLSTVRDLPAAALSGGQKKLLGIVCALMAQPRLLILDEPTAGVHPNLRRDIVVALRALNAQGMTMLIVEHDMQFIREVCTRCVVLDRGRIVADCRPDELVRNEEVVRAYLGRIEEPEPEEVLP; from the coding sequence ATGACCGCAGCACCCCACGCCCTGCTGGAAATGAAGGCCGTCGCCAAGGCCTTCAGCGGCAACCACGTGCTGCAGGACGTGAGCTTCGGCGTCGCGCCCGGCGAGATCGTCGGCCTGCTTGGGCCCAACGGGTCGGGCAAGAGCACGCTGCTCAACACCATCAACGGCTTCGAGACCATCGACCGCGGTGCGATCCGCCTGGCCGGCCGTCGCATCGACGGGCTGCCGGTCCATCGCGTGGCCGCGGCGGGCATCGGGCGCACCTTCCAGCTGCCTTCGATGCCGCGCAAGATGTCGGTGCTGGAGGTGGCCGTGGCGGCCGCCACCGCGCACCACGGCATCTGGGCCACGTTGGCGCGAAGCGCGGCGGCGGGCCGCACCGAACAGGCCGCGCTGCACAAGGCGGGGCAGCTGCTCGACCAGTTGCTGCTTTCCACCGTGCGCGACCTCCCGGCCGCTGCGCTCTCGGGTGGGCAGAAGAAGCTGCTGGGCATCGTCTGCGCGCTGATGGCGCAGCCCCGGCTGCTGATCCTGGACGAACCGACGGCCGGCGTGCACCCCAACCTGCGGCGCGACATCGTGGTTGCCTTGCGGGCCCTCAATGCCCAAGGCATGACGATGCTGATCGTCGAGCACGACATGCAGTTCATCCGCGAGGTCTGCACGCGCTGCGTCGTGCTGGACCGCGGCCGCATCGTCGCCGACTGCCGCCCCGACGAACTCGTGCGCAACGAGGAAGTGGTTCGCGCTTACCTCGGGCGCATCGAAGAGCCCGAGCCCGAGGAGGTGCTCCCGTGA
- a CDS encoding branched-chain amino acid ABC transporter permease, whose amino-acid sequence MFDFLVFSLTVAGIYALMALGLNLQAGYAGLMNFGHIAFAGLGAYATGIAFTLGWAPLAGAALGVLAAMALGWCIGRIGNKLASDYWGIATLAIAEILRTIAINEDWLTGGSNGISAIPSLFDGLGRPWSGLAFLGLVMLAVAVCALLCRRLGDGRFGRALRLMREEPQLAACMGYDLRSLKSRTLMAGAAITALGGSLYAHYMSFVSPDYMFPAETFLLWTMVMIGGVGSTAGVLVGVALVQAANVLAPFAREVLGFGSDVAGALRLGLIGLILLACLLWRSEGLVPEKLRKMP is encoded by the coding sequence GTGTTTGACTTCCTCGTATTCTCCCTGACTGTCGCGGGCATCTACGCCCTCATGGCGCTGGGCCTGAACCTGCAGGCGGGCTATGCGGGTCTGATGAACTTCGGCCACATCGCGTTCGCGGGCCTCGGGGCCTACGCGACGGGCATTGCCTTCACGCTCGGATGGGCGCCGCTGGCCGGGGCCGCCCTTGGCGTGCTCGCGGCGATGGCGCTGGGTTGGTGCATCGGCCGCATCGGCAACAAGCTGGCCAGCGACTACTGGGGCATCGCCACGCTGGCGATCGCCGAGATCCTGCGCACCATCGCGATCAACGAAGACTGGCTCACGGGTGGCTCCAACGGCATCAGCGCCATTCCCTCGCTGTTCGACGGCCTGGGCCGGCCCTGGAGCGGGCTGGCCTTCCTGGGCCTCGTCATGTTGGCCGTCGCGGTGTGCGCCCTGCTGTGCCGCCGGCTGGGCGACGGCCGCTTCGGCCGCGCGCTGCGGCTCATGCGCGAGGAGCCGCAGCTGGCGGCCTGCATGGGCTATGACCTGCGCTCGCTCAAGTCGCGCACGCTCATGGCCGGCGCGGCCATCACCGCGCTCGGCGGCTCGCTCTATGCCCACTACATGAGCTTCGTGAGCCCCGACTACATGTTCCCCGCGGAGACCTTCCTGCTGTGGACCATGGTGATGATCGGCGGCGTCGGCAGCACGGCCGGCGTGCTCGTCGGGGTGGCGCTGGTGCAGGCGGCGAACGTGCTGGCACCCTTCGCCAGGGAAGTGCTGGGCTTCGGCTCGGACGTGGCGGGCGCACTGCGCCTGGGTCTCATCGGCCTCATCCTGCTGGCCTGCCTGCTGTGGCGCAGCGAAGGCCTGGTGCCGGAAAAGCTTCGGAAGATGCCATGA